The following proteins are encoded in a genomic region of Athene noctua chromosome 9, bAthNoc1.hap1.1, whole genome shotgun sequence:
- the NDRG4 gene encoding protein NDRG4 isoform X4, protein MKVLRHKIELLTGLLLQEMTMAGLHELRFTEEKPLLRGQDAELENSDVFLSVVDTDWKEHDIETPYGLLHVVIRGSPKGNRPAILTYHDVGLNHKLCFNTFFNYEDMQEITKHFVVCHVDAPGQQAGASQFPQGYQYPSMDQLAAMLPSVVQHFGFKYVIGIGVGAGAYVLAKFALIFPDLVEGLVLMNIDPNGKGWIDWAAAKLSGLTSTLPDTVLSHLFSQEELVNNTELVQSYRQQIGSVVNQFNLQLFLNMYNSRRDLDINRPGTVPNAKTLRCPVMLVVGDNAPAEEGVVECNSKLDPTNTTFLKMADSGGLPQVTQPGKLTEAFKYFLQGMGYMPSASMTRLARSRTASLTSASSVDGTRPRACTHSESTEVMGQINHTMEVSC, encoded by the exons ATGAAGGTGCTTCGGCACAAGATCGAGCTGCTCACAG ggctgctgctgcaggagatgACCATGGCGGGGCTGCACGAGCTGCGCTTCACCGAGGAGAAGCCGCTGCTGCGGGGCCAGGACGCTGAGCTG GAGAACTCAGATGTCTTCCTCTCCGTTGTGGACACAGACTGGAAG GAACATGACATTGAGACCCCCTACGGTCTGCTGCACGTGGTCATCCGGGGCTCACCCAAGGGGAATCGCCCGGCCATCCTGACGTACCATGATGTGGGCCTGAACC ACAAGCTTTGCTTCAACACCTTCTTCAACTATGAGGATATGCAGGAGATCACGAAGCACTTTGTGGTGTGCCATGTGGACGCGCCAggccagcaggcaggagcctCGCAGTTCCCTCAGGG GTACCAGTACCCATCCATGGACCAGCTGGCTGCCATGTTACCCAGTGTGGTGCAGCATTTCGG GTTCAAGTACGTGATTGGGATCGGTGTTGGGGCAGGAGCCTACGTGCTGGCCAAGTTTGCG CTCATCTTCCCCGACCTGGTCGAAGGACTGGTCCTCATGAACATCGACCCCAATGGCAAAGGCTGGATTGACTGGGCAGCTGCCAAG CTCTCCGGCCTTACCAGCACGCTGCCGGACACTGTCCTGTCCCATCTGTTCAGCCAG GAAGAGCTGGTGAACAACACGGAGCTGGTGCAGAGTTACCGGCAGCAGATTGGCAGCGTGGTGAACCAGTTCAACCTCCAGCTCTTTCTCAACATGTACAACAG CCGCAGGGATCTGGACATCAACCGGCCTGGGACTGTGCCCAACGCCAAGACGCTGCG ctgccctgtGATGTTGGTGGTCGGAGACAACGCGCCTGCTGAAGAGGGGGTG GTGGAGTGTAACTCCAAGCTGGATCCCACCAACACCACCTTCCTGAAG ATGGCTGACTCCGGTGGGCTGCCCCAGGTCACACAG CCCGGCAAGCTGACTGAAGCCTTCAAGTACTTCCTGCAAGGCATGGGTTACA TGCCATCTGCCAGCATGACCCGCCTGGCACGCTCCCGCACGGCCTCCCTCACCAGCGCCAGCTCGGTGGATGGCACCCGCCCACGTGCCTGCACCCACTCGGAGAGCACTGAGGTCATGGGGCAGATCAACCACACCATGGAGGTATCATGCTGA
- the NDRG4 gene encoding protein NDRG4 isoform X3: protein MKVLRHKIELLTGLLLQEMTMAGLHELRFTEEKPLLRGQDAELENSDVFLSVVDTDWKEHDIETPYGLLHVVIRGSPKGNRPAILTYHDVGLNHKLCFNTFFNYEDMQEITKHFVVCHVDAPGQQAGASQFPQGYQYPSMDQLAAMLPSVVQHFGFKYVIGIGVGAGAYVLAKFALIFPDLVEGLVLMNIDPNGKGWIDWAAAKLSGLTSTLPDTVLSHLFSQEELVNNTELVQSYRQQIGSVVNQFNLQLFLNMYNSRRDLDINRPGTVPNAKTLRCPVMLVVGDNAPAEEGVVECNSKLDPTNTTFLKMADSGGLPQVTQPGKLTEAFKYFLQGMGYIAHLKDRRLSGGTVPSASMTRLARSRTASLTSASSVDGTRPRACTHSESTEVMGQINHTMEVSC, encoded by the exons ATGAAGGTGCTTCGGCACAAGATCGAGCTGCTCACAG ggctgctgctgcaggagatgACCATGGCGGGGCTGCACGAGCTGCGCTTCACCGAGGAGAAGCCGCTGCTGCGGGGCCAGGACGCTGAGCTG GAGAACTCAGATGTCTTCCTCTCCGTTGTGGACACAGACTGGAAG GAACATGACATTGAGACCCCCTACGGTCTGCTGCACGTGGTCATCCGGGGCTCACCCAAGGGGAATCGCCCGGCCATCCTGACGTACCATGATGTGGGCCTGAACC ACAAGCTTTGCTTCAACACCTTCTTCAACTATGAGGATATGCAGGAGATCACGAAGCACTTTGTGGTGTGCCATGTGGACGCGCCAggccagcaggcaggagcctCGCAGTTCCCTCAGGG GTACCAGTACCCATCCATGGACCAGCTGGCTGCCATGTTACCCAGTGTGGTGCAGCATTTCGG GTTCAAGTACGTGATTGGGATCGGTGTTGGGGCAGGAGCCTACGTGCTGGCCAAGTTTGCG CTCATCTTCCCCGACCTGGTCGAAGGACTGGTCCTCATGAACATCGACCCCAATGGCAAAGGCTGGATTGACTGGGCAGCTGCCAAG CTCTCCGGCCTTACCAGCACGCTGCCGGACACTGTCCTGTCCCATCTGTTCAGCCAG GAAGAGCTGGTGAACAACACGGAGCTGGTGCAGAGTTACCGGCAGCAGATTGGCAGCGTGGTGAACCAGTTCAACCTCCAGCTCTTTCTCAACATGTACAACAG CCGCAGGGATCTGGACATCAACCGGCCTGGGACTGTGCCCAACGCCAAGACGCTGCG ctgccctgtGATGTTGGTGGTCGGAGACAACGCGCCTGCTGAAGAGGGGGTG GTGGAGTGTAACTCCAAGCTGGATCCCACCAACACCACCTTCCTGAAG ATGGCTGACTCCGGTGGGCTGCCCCAGGTCACACAG CCCGGCAAGCTGACTGAAGCCTTCAAGTACTTCCTGCAAGGCATGGGTTACA TCGCCCACCTGAAGGATCGGAGGCTGAGTGGAGGCACAG TGCCATCTGCCAGCATGACCCGCCTGGCACGCTCCCGCACGGCCTCCCTCACCAGCGCCAGCTCGGTGGATGGCACCCGCCCACGTGCCTGCACCCACTCGGAGAGCACTGAGGTCATGGGGCAGATCAACCACACCATGGAGGTATCATGCTGA
- the NDRG4 gene encoding protein NDRG4 isoform X1 — translation MPECWDGEHDIETPYGLLHVVIRGSPKGNRPAILTYHDVGLNHKLCFNTFFNYEDMQEITKHFVVCHVDAPGQQAGASQFPQGYQYPSMDQLAAMLPSVVQHFGFKYVIGIGVGAGAYVLAKFALIFPDLVEGLVLMNIDPNGKGWIDWAAAKLSGLTSTLPDTVLSHLFSQEELVNNTELVQSYRQQIGSVVNQFNLQLFLNMYNSRRDLDINRPGTVPNAKTLRCPVMLVVGDNAPAEEGVVECNSKLDPTNTTFLKMADSGGLPQVTQPGKLTEAFKYFLQGMGYIAHLKDRRLSGGTVPSASMTRLARSRTASLTSASSVDGTRPRACTHSESTEVMGQINHTMEVSC, via the exons ATGCCTGAGTGTTGGGATGGG GAACATGACATTGAGACCCCCTACGGTCTGCTGCACGTGGTCATCCGGGGCTCACCCAAGGGGAATCGCCCGGCCATCCTGACGTACCATGATGTGGGCCTGAACC ACAAGCTTTGCTTCAACACCTTCTTCAACTATGAGGATATGCAGGAGATCACGAAGCACTTTGTGGTGTGCCATGTGGACGCGCCAggccagcaggcaggagcctCGCAGTTCCCTCAGGG GTACCAGTACCCATCCATGGACCAGCTGGCTGCCATGTTACCCAGTGTGGTGCAGCATTTCGG GTTCAAGTACGTGATTGGGATCGGTGTTGGGGCAGGAGCCTACGTGCTGGCCAAGTTTGCG CTCATCTTCCCCGACCTGGTCGAAGGACTGGTCCTCATGAACATCGACCCCAATGGCAAAGGCTGGATTGACTGGGCAGCTGCCAAG CTCTCCGGCCTTACCAGCACGCTGCCGGACACTGTCCTGTCCCATCTGTTCAGCCAG GAAGAGCTGGTGAACAACACGGAGCTGGTGCAGAGTTACCGGCAGCAGATTGGCAGCGTGGTGAACCAGTTCAACCTCCAGCTCTTTCTCAACATGTACAACAG CCGCAGGGATCTGGACATCAACCGGCCTGGGACTGTGCCCAACGCCAAGACGCTGCG ctgccctgtGATGTTGGTGGTCGGAGACAACGCGCCTGCTGAAGAGGGGGTG GTGGAGTGTAACTCCAAGCTGGATCCCACCAACACCACCTTCCTGAAG ATGGCTGACTCCGGTGGGCTGCCCCAGGTCACACAG CCCGGCAAGCTGACTGAAGCCTTCAAGTACTTCCTGCAAGGCATGGGTTACA TCGCCCACCTGAAGGATCGGAGGCTGAGTGGAGGCACAG TGCCATCTGCCAGCATGACCCGCCTGGCACGCTCCCGCACGGCCTCCCTCACCAGCGCCAGCTCGGTGGATGGCACCCGCCCACGTGCCTGCACCCACTCGGAGAGCACTGAGGTCATGGGGCAGATCAACCACACCATGGAGGTATCATGCTGA
- the NDRG4 gene encoding protein NDRG4 isoform X2 — MPECWDGEHDIETPYGLLHVVIRGSPKGNRPAILTYHDVGLNHKLCFNTFFNYEDMQEITKHFVVCHVDAPGQQAGASQFPQGYQYPSMDQLAAMLPSVVQHFGFKYVIGIGVGAGAYVLAKFALIFPDLVEGLVLMNIDPNGKGWIDWAAAKLSGLTSTLPDTVLSHLFSQEELVNNTELVQSYRQQIGSVVNQFNLQLFLNMYNSRRDLDINRPGTVPNAKTLRCPVMLVVGDNAPAEEGVVECNSKLDPTNTTFLKMADSGGLPQVTQPGKLTEAFKYFLQGMGYMPSASMTRLARSRTASLTSASSVDGTRPRACTHSESTEVMGQINHTMEVSC, encoded by the exons ATGCCTGAGTGTTGGGATGGG GAACATGACATTGAGACCCCCTACGGTCTGCTGCACGTGGTCATCCGGGGCTCACCCAAGGGGAATCGCCCGGCCATCCTGACGTACCATGATGTGGGCCTGAACC ACAAGCTTTGCTTCAACACCTTCTTCAACTATGAGGATATGCAGGAGATCACGAAGCACTTTGTGGTGTGCCATGTGGACGCGCCAggccagcaggcaggagcctCGCAGTTCCCTCAGGG GTACCAGTACCCATCCATGGACCAGCTGGCTGCCATGTTACCCAGTGTGGTGCAGCATTTCGG GTTCAAGTACGTGATTGGGATCGGTGTTGGGGCAGGAGCCTACGTGCTGGCCAAGTTTGCG CTCATCTTCCCCGACCTGGTCGAAGGACTGGTCCTCATGAACATCGACCCCAATGGCAAAGGCTGGATTGACTGGGCAGCTGCCAAG CTCTCCGGCCTTACCAGCACGCTGCCGGACACTGTCCTGTCCCATCTGTTCAGCCAG GAAGAGCTGGTGAACAACACGGAGCTGGTGCAGAGTTACCGGCAGCAGATTGGCAGCGTGGTGAACCAGTTCAACCTCCAGCTCTTTCTCAACATGTACAACAG CCGCAGGGATCTGGACATCAACCGGCCTGGGACTGTGCCCAACGCCAAGACGCTGCG ctgccctgtGATGTTGGTGGTCGGAGACAACGCGCCTGCTGAAGAGGGGGTG GTGGAGTGTAACTCCAAGCTGGATCCCACCAACACCACCTTCCTGAAG ATGGCTGACTCCGGTGGGCTGCCCCAGGTCACACAG CCCGGCAAGCTGACTGAAGCCTTCAAGTACTTCCTGCAAGGCATGGGTTACA TGCCATCTGCCAGCATGACCCGCCTGGCACGCTCCCGCACGGCCTCCCTCACCAGCGCCAGCTCGGTGGATGGCACCCGCCCACGTGCCTGCACCCACTCGGAGAGCACTGAGGTCATGGGGCAGATCAACCACACCATGGAGGTATCATGCTGA